Proteins found in one Cetobacterium somerae genomic segment:
- a CDS encoding LacI family DNA-binding transcriptional regulator, translating into MKINSTKVAQIAGVSRSTVSRVINNYPNVPSETREKVLKIIDELGYIPNSSAQVLAGKKSRTIGLFIYGDNNDKSKILDNGLSFGYYLDFINRVLKEALKSDYQLLVDVINDNSFSKVESLYVNRDIVGGIFIGFKEGEENIKKIIKQYSPIVLVDYLLNPSCENKGVYYINTEDFNGAKEATEHLIKLGKKRVIHISGDRCKLSGKERENGYLEAMKKFGIAPMIYNGNYSDEKATEIVMELLEKNIEFDGVFCANDNMSYCVNNILKENGKENIPIIGFDNLRNTIPLGLMSVAPDINNLAKTAVELLVNDKGEKPKVTFVKTTLIKGLEEYVKESYLD; encoded by the coding sequence GTGAAGATAAATAGCACTAAAGTAGCTCAAATAGCTGGAGTTTCAAGAAGTACAGTTTCGAGAGTTATAAATAATTATCCCAATGTTCCTTCAGAAACGAGAGAAAAGGTTTTAAAGATTATAGATGAGCTAGGATACATTCCTAACTCTAGTGCTCAAGTTTTAGCTGGAAAAAAAAGTAGAACAATTGGACTTTTTATCTATGGAGATAATAATGATAAAAGCAAGATATTAGATAATGGATTATCTTTTGGTTATTACTTAGATTTTATAAATAGAGTTTTAAAAGAGGCATTAAAATCAGATTACCAGTTATTAGTTGATGTAATAAACGATAATAGTTTTTCTAAAGTAGAGTCGTTATATGTAAATAGAGATATTGTTGGAGGAATATTTATAGGATTTAAAGAGGGCGAAGAAAATATAAAAAAAATAATAAAGCAATACTCTCCAATTGTATTAGTTGACTATCTTTTAAATCCAAGTTGTGAAAACAAAGGAGTTTATTATATAAATACAGAAGATTTTAATGGAGCTAAAGAAGCTACGGAACACCTTATAAAATTAGGAAAAAAAAGAGTTATCCATATATCAGGAGATAGATGTAAACTTTCTGGAAAAGAAAGAGAAAATGGTTATTTAGAAGCTATGAAAAAATTTGGAATAGCTCCAATGATTTATAATGGTAACTATTCAGATGAAAAAGCTACAGAGATAGTAATGGAATTATTAGAGAAAAATATAGAGTTTGATGGAGTGTTTTGTGCCAATGACAATATGAGTTATTGTGTAAATAATATTTTAAAAGAAAATGGAAAAGAGAATATTCCAATTATAGGGTTTGATAATTTAAGAAATACAATTCCTTTAGGACTTATGTCGGTAGCTCCAGATATAAATAACTTGGCTAAAACAGCAGTAGAACTACTTGTAAATGATAAAGGAGAAAAACCAAAGGTAACTTTTGTGAAAACAACTTTAATAAAAGGTTTAGAGGAGTATGTAAAAGAGAGTTATTTAGATTAA
- a CDS encoding sugar porter family MFS transporter — MSKEKYVVYIAVLTASFGYIFDFDSAVISSSIEILASTFKIDKQMVGTLITIVLIGGLIGGLCAGYFSEKIGRKKTIIYSLFGFLIGGLITTFSINIEMFMLGRLVMGLGLGSVFLVGSIYVIEISPIETRGRNGTINQLFMPFGLVVGFWLAYLITNNLTNRFIINNSWRVLFFLETFQGLIIFILFLKIPESPRWLYLKGFKDKARESLKKVLPDDRVEKVMEELNVTESNEKTPNKRNFQSITKGIKIVLLLVVVSAVFKQFSGINPIIYYAPEIFQETSSVSTSGYFQSVTMGIYEILGSIIVLFLIDRYGRKKLLFYGTLVMTISLGYLTYALFYKERGVYDVYSVYIYNLTYTVALGTALTVYISEITPNSIRSLGVTLFNVINYIFDITLTQIYPAIDLRSESLPFFIFFIISLLSLFFIPFIPETKGKTLEEIGEFWNKIK, encoded by the coding sequence ATGAGTAAAGAAAAATATGTAGTGTATATTGCAGTGTTAACTGCTTCTTTTGGATATATTTTTGATTTTGATTCAGCAGTTATCTCTAGTAGTATTGAAATTTTGGCAAGCACTTTTAAAATAGACAAACAAATGGTTGGAACACTAATAACTATTGTTTTGATAGGTGGATTAATAGGTGGACTTTGTGCAGGATATTTTTCTGAAAAAATAGGAAGAAAAAAAACGATTATTTATAGTTTGTTTGGATTTTTAATAGGTGGTCTTATAACTACATTCTCCATAAATATAGAGATGTTTATGTTGGGAAGATTGGTTATGGGATTAGGATTAGGAAGTGTTTTTTTAGTAGGATCTATATATGTAATTGAAATATCACCAATTGAGACAAGAGGAAGGAATGGAACGATAAATCAACTGTTTATGCCATTTGGATTAGTTGTAGGATTTTGGTTAGCATATTTAATTACGAATAATTTAACAAATAGATTTATAATAAATAATTCTTGGAGAGTTTTATTTTTTTTAGAAACTTTTCAAGGGTTAATTATATTTATACTTTTTCTAAAGATTCCAGAAAGTCCTAGATGGCTATATTTAAAAGGATTTAAAGATAAAGCTAGAGAAAGTTTGAAAAAAGTATTACCTGATGATAGAGTTGAAAAGGTTATGGAAGAGTTAAATGTAACTGAAAGCAATGAAAAAACACCAAATAAAAGGAATTTTCAAAGCATAACAAAAGGAATAAAAATAGTTCTTTTGTTAGTTGTAGTTTCGGCAGTTTTTAAGCAATTCTCTGGAATAAATCCAATAATATATTATGCGCCAGAAATTTTTCAAGAGACTTCTTCAGTTAGTACATCAGGATATTTTCAAAGTGTAACAATGGGAATATATGAGATTTTAGGATCAATTATTGTTTTATTTCTAATCGATAGATATGGAAGGAAAAAATTGTTATTTTACGGAACTTTAGTAATGACAATTTCTTTAGGTTATTTAACGTATGCATTATTTTATAAAGAGCGAGGAGTTTATGATGTATATTCAGTATACATATATAATTTAACTTATACAGTGGCACTAGGAACAGCTTTAACAGTGTATATATCAGAGATTACACCAAATTCAATTAGGTCGTTGGGAGTTACACTATTTAATGTTATAAACTATATATTTGATATAACATTAACACAAATTTATCCAGCGATAGATTTAAGAAGTGAATCACTACCATTTTTTATATTTTTTATAATAAGTTTATTATCACTATTTTTTATTCCTTTTATTCCTGAAACAAAGGGTAAAACTTTAGAGGAGATAGGAGAGTTTTGGAATAAAATAAAATAA
- a CDS encoding DUF1622 domain-containing protein, whose amino-acid sequence MLTFEHYIMDSFKILLHWLAFFFTALSIGVICFGFLKSVKILFTNKEALSFNKIMRETFDKYILVGLQFLIIADIVDTIILRDLQNIVLVLLIVIIRTIMSWEIEKHK is encoded by the coding sequence ATGCTTACTTTTGAACACTATATTATGGATTCTTTTAAAATTTTATTGCACTGGTTAGCTTTCTTTTTTACAGCTTTGTCTATAGGAGTTATCTGCTTTGGGTTTTTAAAAAGTGTTAAAATCCTATTTACAAATAAAGAAGCTCTTAGTTTCAATAAAATAATGAGAGAAACTTTTGATAAGTACATTTTAGTAGGTCTTCAATTTTTAATCATTGCTGATATTGTTGATACTATTATTTTAAGAGATTTGCAAAATATTGTGCTAGTGCTTCTAATAGTTATTATTAGAACTATTATGAGTTGGGAAATAGAAAAACATAAATAA
- the mprF gene encoding bifunctional lysylphosphatidylglycerol flippase/synthetase MprF: MEDVSKFNKKKIIEYFKIAAELTIFLVAVFFIHKELKKYSLHDLRSSIEAIPFWAITLIIFFVCLDYLILTCFDILAFKNENYNLPKKNIGFVAFVSFAFANSIGLSGLTASGLRLNLYSILGVPYKTIMNVVIFCYTTFWLGLLWIGGIFLTLLPVSLVDIKLPIKLPIDTTVPIGIILLIGAIIFTGVIVKKHKNTKEILINRIIVALADWISLSFVLYFALPPHNRIDFFHFLAIFIIAQILGFLSNVPGGIGVFDLIFLTLLGGAYSSDKIIGALLVYRIAYFFIPLLVAFTIFTIYHLFIRKDNTKITGIENIIFSQFPNFLSVIISLSGIILIFSGFFPFKSDLITKVEVIFPFLSLETSHFIGAAVGTTLLFLAYYIQNRFELAYFLSIIFLGCSVALSIVKEFHLFFIAFLTLTFIGTIPTKKYFYRKSGFLSEKPSIKKILTIGLIILIGIYLGIFSYKETEFFSKISWKFSNTLLGIFFAFAILAILNVIVAKKNYKKEPNIEPSEIENSPTDTDLKNCINLSSTTDAYLALLGDKEIIFDDSKNSFIMFGKSGHSFVAMGDPIGDEKTFGSCIWKFYNHCKTNKKETVFYEINKNYLNYYLDVGLSFLKIGEFAQVHLENFTLDGSDAKPLRHAFNRVEKEGYAFEVIPVEKVPEILDDLESISNEWLQDKNAKEKGFSLGKFTKEYLLNFPVGVIKKDNKILAFGNLLETSNKEEISLDLMRYRNDAVHGTMDYFFICVMNYGKENGFKKFNLGMAPLAGIEDNTASFWNKIERAIFSHGEHFYNFKGLRSFKDKFNPQWEPRYIAYSGPFNLPNILKDVTLLISGGIRGLISKK; the protein is encoded by the coding sequence ATGGAAGATGTTTCAAAATTTAATAAGAAAAAAATTATTGAATATTTTAAAATTGCAGCTGAATTAACTATTTTTTTAGTTGCTGTATTTTTTATACACAAAGAGTTAAAAAAATATAGTCTTCATGACTTAAGATCTTCAATTGAAGCTATCCCTTTTTGGGCAATAACTTTAATTATTTTCTTTGTATGTTTAGACTATCTAATTTTAACTTGCTTTGATATTTTAGCTTTTAAAAACGAAAACTACAATTTACCTAAAAAAAATATAGGTTTCGTTGCTTTTGTTAGTTTTGCTTTTGCTAACTCTATCGGTCTATCTGGTCTGACTGCATCTGGACTTAGATTAAATCTGTATTCTATTTTAGGAGTTCCGTATAAAACTATTATGAATGTAGTTATATTTTGTTATACAACCTTTTGGTTAGGACTACTTTGGATTGGAGGTATTTTTTTAACCCTTCTTCCAGTTTCTTTAGTTGATATAAAGTTACCTATAAAACTACCTATAGACACTACAGTTCCCATTGGAATTATTCTTTTAATTGGAGCTATTATTTTTACTGGGGTAATCGTAAAAAAGCATAAAAACACTAAAGAAATTTTAATCAATAGGATTATTGTTGCTTTAGCTGATTGGATTTCTTTAAGTTTTGTATTGTATTTTGCACTACCTCCACATAATAGAATTGATTTTTTCCATTTTTTAGCTATTTTTATTATTGCACAAATTTTAGGTTTCTTAAGTAACGTTCCTGGAGGAATTGGTGTTTTTGATTTGATTTTTTTAACTTTATTAGGAGGGGCTTATTCTTCAGATAAAATTATTGGTGCTCTTTTAGTATATAGAATAGCTTATTTCTTCATACCACTACTTGTAGCTTTTACTATTTTTACAATCTATCATCTTTTCATCAGAAAAGATAACACTAAAATTACTGGTATTGAAAATATTATTTTTTCTCAGTTCCCTAATTTTTTAAGTGTGATTATATCACTTTCTGGAATTATTCTTATTTTTTCAGGATTTTTTCCATTTAAGTCTGATTTAATAACAAAAGTAGAGGTTATCTTTCCGTTTTTAAGCTTGGAAACCTCTCATTTTATAGGTGCTGCTGTTGGAACTACTCTATTATTTTTAGCTTATTATATTCAAAATAGATTTGAGCTTGCTTATTTTCTTTCTATAATATTCTTAGGATGTTCTGTTGCTTTATCTATAGTTAAAGAGTTCCATCTATTTTTTATAGCTTTTTTAACTTTAACCTTTATTGGAACTATCCCTACTAAAAAATATTTTTATAGAAAAAGTGGATTTTTATCTGAAAAACCATCTATAAAAAAGATTTTAACTATTGGTTTAATCATTTTAATAGGAATATATTTAGGTATTTTTTCATATAAAGAAACTGAATTTTTTTCAAAAATTTCTTGGAAGTTTTCAAATACACTTTTAGGTATTTTCTTTGCCTTTGCTATATTAGCTATTTTAAACGTTATTGTAGCTAAAAAAAATTATAAGAAAGAACCTAATATTGAACCAAGTGAAATAGAAAATTCTCCAACAGATACAGATTTAAAAAATTGTATCAATCTTTCTAGTACAACAGATGCTTATTTAGCTCTTTTAGGAGATAAAGAGATTATATTTGATGATAGTAAAAACTCTTTTATCATGTTTGGAAAAAGTGGGCACTCATTTGTAGCTATGGGAGACCCTATTGGAGATGAAAAAACTTTTGGAAGTTGCATTTGGAAATTTTATAATCACTGTAAAACTAATAAAAAAGAGACTGTTTTCTATGAAATTAACAAAAATTACTTAAATTATTATTTAGATGTGGGACTTAGCTTTTTAAAAATTGGTGAATTTGCTCAAGTTCATTTAGAAAATTTTACGTTAGACGGTAGTGATGCGAAACCTTTAAGACATGCTTTTAATAGAGTGGAAAAAGAGGGGTATGCTTTTGAAGTTATTCCAGTTGAAAAAGTGCCTGAAATTTTAGATGATTTAGAAAGTATTTCTAATGAATGGTTACAAGATAAAAATGCCAAAGAAAAAGGATTTTCTTTAGGTAAATTTACAAAAGAGTATCTATTAAACTTTCCAGTGGGAGTTATAAAAAAAGATAATAAAATTTTAGCCTTTGGAAATCTCTTAGAAACAAGTAATAAAGAGGAGATATCTCTTGATTTAATGAGATATCGAAATGATGCTGTTCATGGAACTATGGATTATTTTTTTATCTGTGTTATGAATTATGGAAAGGAAAATGGCTTTAAAAAATTTAATTTAGGGATGGCCCCCTTAGCTGGAATCGAAGATAATACCGCTTCATTTTGGAATAAGATAGAACGTGCTATTTTCTCCCACGGAGAGCATTTTTATAATTTCAAAGGACTTCGTAGCTTTAAAGATAAATTTAATCCTCAGTGGGAACCTAGATATATAGCTTACTCTGGTCCTTTCAATCTACCTAATATACTAAAAGATGTTACTCTTTTAATTTCTGGAGGTATTCGAGGACTTATTTCTAAAAAATAA
- a CDS encoding alpha-galactosidase, which translates to MIYINEEKKEFHLQSINMSYIFNVMKNGQLGNLYFGKKIKHRESFSHFFHQPEVGIGIIAHHEDDPGFSLEYYKQEYPSYGTTDFRKPAFQIESGDNSRISDFVYKGYRVYKGKEKLKGLPSTYMENEGEGETLEIELEDNVLNCKLFLTYTVYKDRDVITRNARFENNGKESINIHRAMSFALDLPDYNYEMIHLSGAWARERFIKNRKLEVGCQYIDSTRGASSAHQNPFIILKRPETTENMGESIGFALVYSGNFLAHVEVDHFDATRVTMGINPFDFKWELKSGESFQTPEAIIVYSDKGMNDLSQTFHKLFRERVARGEWRDKERPILVNNWEATYFDFNEEKIVAMAGKAKELGFELFVLDDGWFGKRNDDKTSLGDWFPNLEKLPNGIKGLGEKVVKEGIKFGLWFEPEMISKNSRLYEEHPDWILGVQNRRLSMGRNQYILDLSKEEVRDYIVNILSERFSEAPISYVKWDMNRNMTEITYQDLPHKYILGLYEILETLTTKFPHILFESCASGGGRFDAGMLHYMPQVWTSDDTDAIVRLNIQHGTSLAYPLISMGAHVSDIPNHQTARKTSLKTRNDVASFGNFGYELNLLDFDTEMGEEVRQYLNFYKRNRKLIQFGDFYRLESPFESNTAAWMVVSKEKDEALVGHFTILAEPNPGYNKKVILKGLDSEKKYLVNDEFEAYGDELMSVGIVFPQPERYFSKDSETQDFKSRIFKLKEIK; encoded by the coding sequence ATGATATATATAAACGAAGAGAAAAAAGAGTTTCACTTACAAAGTATAAATATGAGCTATATATTTAATGTTATGAAAAATGGGCAATTAGGTAACTTATACTTTGGAAAAAAAATAAAACATAGAGAAAGTTTCTCTCATTTTTTTCATCAACCAGAAGTAGGTATAGGAATAATAGCTCATCATGAAGATGATCCTGGATTTTCATTAGAGTATTATAAACAAGAGTATCCATCGTATGGGACAACAGATTTTAGAAAACCTGCTTTTCAAATAGAAAGTGGAGATAATAGTAGAATTAGTGATTTTGTATATAAAGGGTATAGAGTTTATAAAGGAAAAGAAAAATTAAAAGGGTTACCTTCCACTTATATGGAAAATGAAGGAGAGGGAGAAACTTTAGAAATAGAGTTAGAAGATAATGTTTTAAATTGTAAACTGTTTTTAACATACACGGTGTATAAAGATAGAGATGTAATTACAAGAAATGCAAGGTTTGAAAACAATGGAAAAGAAAGTATAAATATTCATAGAGCTATGAGTTTTGCATTAGATCTTCCAGATTATAATTATGAAATGATACACCTTTCGGGAGCTTGGGCAAGAGAGAGATTTATAAAAAATAGAAAACTTGAAGTTGGATGTCAATATATTGATAGTACTAGAGGGGCGAGTAGTGCTCATCAAAATCCATTCATAATTTTAAAAAGACCTGAAACAACTGAAAATATGGGAGAAAGCATAGGTTTTGCTTTGGTTTATTCAGGAAATTTCTTAGCACATGTAGAGGTAGATCACTTTGATGCAACAAGAGTTACGATGGGTATTAATCCATTTGATTTTAAGTGGGAGCTAAAAAGCGGAGAAAGTTTTCAAACTCCAGAAGCAATAATTGTGTATAGTGATAAAGGAATGAATGATTTAAGCCAAACTTTTCATAAACTTTTCCGTGAGAGAGTTGCAAGAGGGGAATGGAGAGATAAAGAAAGACCAATTTTAGTTAATAACTGGGAAGCGACATATTTTGACTTTAATGAGGAAAAAATTGTAGCTATGGCAGGAAAAGCAAAAGAGTTAGGATTTGAACTTTTTGTTTTAGATGATGGTTGGTTTGGAAAAAGAAATGATGATAAAACATCTTTAGGAGATTGGTTTCCAAATTTAGAAAAATTACCAAATGGAATTAAAGGTTTAGGAGAAAAAGTAGTAAAAGAGGGAATTAAATTTGGACTTTGGTTTGAACCAGAGATGATTAGTAAAAATAGTAGATTATATGAGGAGCATCCAGATTGGATTTTAGGAGTACAAAATAGAAGATTATCAATGGGGAGAAATCAATATATATTAGATCTTTCAAAAGAAGAGGTTAGAGATTATATAGTTAATATTTTATCTGAAAGATTTTCAGAGGCACCAATAAGTTATGTAAAATGGGATATGAATAGAAATATGACAGAGATAACATATCAAGATTTACCACATAAATACATACTTGGATTATATGAGATCTTAGAGACATTAACAACTAAGTTTCCGCATATATTATTTGAATCATGTGCATCAGGAGGGGGAAGATTTGATGCAGGGATGTTACATTATATGCCACAAGTTTGGACTAGTGATGATACAGATGCAATAGTGAGACTAAATATTCAACATGGTACATCATTAGCTTATCCTTTAATATCAATGGGAGCTCATGTGTCAGATATACCAAATCATCAAACAGCTAGAAAAACTAGTTTAAAAACAAGAAATGATGTAGCTAGTTTTGGAAACTTTGGATATGAATTGAATCTTTTAGATTTTGATACTGAAATGGGGGAAGAGGTAAGACAGTATTTAAATTTTTATAAAAGAAATAGAAAACTTATACAGTTTGGAGATTTTTATAGATTAGAAAGTCCTTTTGAAAGCAATACAGCAGCTTGGATGGTTGTGAGTAAAGAAAAAGATGAGGCTTTAGTTGGACATTTTACAATTTTAGCTGAGCCAAATCCAGGATATAATAAAAAAGTGATACTAAAAGGTTTAGATTCTGAGAAAAAATATTTAGTAAATGATGAATTTGAAGCTTATGGAGATGAACTTATGAGTGTTGGAATTGTATTTCCACAACCAGAGAGATATTTTTCAAAAGATTCAGAAACTCAAGATTTTAAAAGTAGAATTTTTAAATTAAAAGAGATTAAATAA
- a CDS encoding NADPH-dependent F420 reductase — translation MNIGILGNGVVANALAEVFHKLGHPVQIGVKDLKEEIEKKHFIEYVDSKDIAEDNEIIIIAVPGNKVEKAVTNIKNPEGKIFIDLTNPIGEDYILTRGRYTSNGEVIQEILKDSHIVKTLNTLGVEKLINPCINEKKLTMLLAGNNKIANKKVEELLFEMGFDPMLIGDIHFSRYLEPLAMIWIEMVRKQGKSFENGLIWIR, via the coding sequence ATGAATATAGGAATATTAGGAAATGGAGTTGTAGCAAATGCTTTAGCAGAGGTTTTTCATAAATTAGGACACCCAGTTCAAATAGGAGTAAAAGATTTGAAAGAGGAGATTGAAAAAAAACATTTTATAGAATATGTTGATAGTAAAGATATAGCAGAAGATAATGAAATTATAATTATAGCTGTACCTGGAAATAAAGTTGAAAAAGCTGTAACAAATATAAAAAATCCTGAAGGGAAAATTTTTATTGATTTAACAAATCCCATTGGTGAAGACTATATTTTAACTCGTGGAAGATATACTTCCAATGGAGAAGTAATACAAGAGATTTTAAAAGATTCTCACATAGTGAAAACTTTAAATACTTTGGGAGTAGAGAAGCTAATTAATCCATGTATAAATGAAAAAAAACTTACAATGTTATTAGCTGGGAATAATAAAATAGCTAATAAAAAAGTTGAGGAATTACTTTTTGAAATGGGATTTGATCCTATGTTGATTGGAGATATACATTTCTCTAGATATTTAGAACCTCTTGCAATGATTTGGATAGAGATGGTGAGAAAACAAGGAAAATCTTTTGAAAATGGATTGATTTGGATAAGATAA
- a CDS encoding glucose 1-dehydrogenase, giving the protein MFKIENHYNLKGMVAIITGAGAGIGKASALMLARAGANIVCADLNKVDADNTAIEARGEGVKAIGVKCDVTSIQDLEEVVKATIQEFGKINILVNNAGGGGGGREKFLELTPEYLQKIYNLNVFSIFNLSRLCAPHMIASEYGSIVNISSMASLMQSHNMSVYGSSKAAINQLTKYMAVDLGPIIRVNAIAPGAIKTHALATVLTPELEEVMLKKTPMKVLGEADDIAMAVFFLASPLSKWITGQILPVNGGGEQDLEG; this is encoded by the coding sequence ATGTTTAAAATTGAAAATCACTATAATTTAAAAGGTATGGTTGCTATTATAACTGGTGCTGGTGCTGGAATTGGTAAAGCTTCTGCTCTAATGTTAGCTAGAGCTGGTGCTAATATTGTATGTGCTGATTTAAATAAAGTTGATGCTGATAACACAGCTATCGAAGCTAGAGGTGAAGGTGTTAAAGCTATTGGAGTAAAATGTGATGTTACATCTATACAAGACTTAGAAGAAGTTGTTAAAGCTACTATTCAAGAGTTTGGTAAAATAAACATTTTAGTTAACAACGCTGGTGGTGGCGGAGGTGGAAGAGAGAAATTTTTAGAATTAACTCCTGAATATCTTCAAAAGATATATAATCTTAATGTTTTTAGTATCTTTAATCTTTCTAGACTTTGTGCTCCACACATGATTGCAAGTGAATATGGATCAATAGTTAATATTAGCTCTATGGCTAGCTTAATGCAAAGTCATAACATGAGTGTTTACGGAAGTTCTAAGGCTGCAATTAATCAGCTTACAAAATATATGGCTGTTGATTTAGGGCCAATAATTAGAGTTAATGCCATTGCACCAGGAGCTATTAAAACTCACGCATTAGCAACTGTTTTAACTCCAGAATTAGAAGAAGTTATGTTAAAGAAAACTCCTATGAAAGTTTTAGGAGAAGCAGATGATATAGCTATGGCTGTATTTTTCTTAGCATCACCTCTATCTAAATGGATTACAGGACAAATTCTTCCTGTTAATGGTGGTGGAGAACAAGATTTAGAGGGATAA
- a CDS encoding ammonium transporter, translating to MFQGVIHGNVAFMVIATVLVFFMTPGLAFFYGGLVEKKHSLTLMLQIFISIGVVTLMWIFGGFSLVFGNTIGGIIGDPFQFMNFKDIIFQVNTKYGLTIPFLMFFMYQLMFAIITLPLMTGSIVNRITMGAWLKYLVIWMILVYFPVAHWVWGQGFLAKMGFVDFAGGTVIHVSAAFSGLGALWVLGKRKVITGKGPFNMGLVAVGAGILMFGWFGFNAGGTLAAAGTTAIVFTNTGVACASGMIVWAIMSYSEKKKFSFLDPLVGAVAGLATITPASGYVTPPSALLIGALAGIVCFYAIKIPRKMQWDDALDVWGVHGVGGFMGTVLIGLLANGMVNEVSASSHQLWIQLFGAALVGVYSIVVSYLIMKFLDKTSNIRVTKEQIEKGLDESLLNEKYSDD from the coding sequence ATGTTTCAAGGTGTAATACATGGAAATGTAGCCTTTATGGTAATAGCAACAGTATTAGTGTTTTTTATGACTCCAGGATTAGCATTTTTTTACGGAGGATTAGTAGAGAAAAAACATTCCCTAACTTTAATGTTACAAATTTTTATATCAATTGGAGTTGTAACTTTAATGTGGATTTTTGGAGGATTTAGTTTAGTATTTGGAAATACAATAGGAGGAATAATTGGAGATCCATTCCAATTTATGAATTTTAAAGATATAATTTTTCAAGTCAACACTAAGTATGGATTAACAATTCCATTTTTAATGTTTTTTATGTATCAATTAATGTTCGCAATAATAACTTTACCGTTAATGACAGGATCTATAGTTAATAGAATAACTATGGGAGCTTGGTTAAAGTATCTTGTTATTTGGATGATTTTAGTTTATTTCCCTGTAGCTCATTGGGTATGGGGACAAGGATTTTTAGCTAAAATGGGATTTGTAGATTTTGCAGGAGGTACTGTAATCCACGTTTCAGCAGCTTTTTCAGGATTAGGAGCTCTTTGGGTTCTTGGGAAAAGAAAAGTTATAACTGGAAAAGGACCTTTTAATATGGGACTTGTGGCAGTTGGAGCTGGGATACTTATGTTTGGGTGGTTTGGATTCAACGCAGGAGGAACTTTGGCAGCTGCAGGAACAACAGCGATTGTATTTACAAATACTGGTGTAGCTTGTGCAAGTGGTATGATTGTATGGGCAATAATGTCATATTCTGAAAAGAAAAAGTTTTCATTTTTAGATCCTTTAGTTGGAGCTGTTGCAGGACTTGCAACAATAACACCAGCATCAGGTTATGTAACACCACCATCTGCATTATTAATAGGAGCATTAGCAGGAATTGTATGTTTCTATGCAATAAAAATACCAAGAAAAATGCAATGGGATGATGCTCTAGATGTATGGGGTGTTCATGGTGTTGGAGGATTTATGGGAACTGTATTGATTGGACTTTTAGCAAATGGAATGGTAAATGAAGTTTCAGCTAGTTCTCATCAATTATGGATTCAATTATTTGGAGCAGCATTAGTAGGAGTATATTCTATAGTTGTTTCATATTTAATAATGAAATTTTTAGATAAAACTTCAAATATTAGAGTAACAAAAGAGCAGATTGAAAAAGGATTAGATGAAAGTTTATTAAATGAAAAATATAGTGATGACTAA
- a CDS encoding rhodanese-like domain-containing protein, which yields MKKIFLSMLLLVLGLNSTSFANTPSYNDVEGYYETVSLSEVMDILNKNKGTLLDVRNNDEVEKTGLVKGAKHIPLPDLEKRLSELNKDETYITFCVSGNRSKKAAEILKKNGFKNIYNSKEGMSTWPYKDMVEPVKK from the coding sequence ATGAAAAAAATATTTTTATCTATGTTATTACTAGTTTTAGGTTTAAACTCTACTTCTTTTGCTAATACTCCATCTTACAACGATGTTGAAGGTTACTATGAAACTGTTTCTCTTTCTGAAGTTATGGATATTCTAAATAAAAATAAAGGTACTCTTTTAGATGTTCGAAATAACGATGAAGTTGAAAAAACAGGATTAGTTAAAGGAGCTAAACATATTCCTCTTCCTGATCTAGAAAAACGATTGTCAGAACTTAATAAAGATGAAACATATATAACTTTTTGTGTAAGTGGAAATCGTTCTAAAAAAGCTGCTGAAATTTTGAAGAAAAACGGCTTTAAAAATATCTATAATTCTAAAGAAGGGATGAGTACTTGGCCTTATAAAGATATGGTTGAACCAGTTAAAAAGTAA